The proteins below come from a single Desulfitobacterium metallireducens DSM 15288 genomic window:
- the mazG gene encoding nucleoside triphosphate pyrophosphohydrolase yields MKSTLHVLGLGPAGLESMTLGTYRLILSADKVFVRTFSHPCVQDLLREGAKLESFDEYYEQGESFEEVYEKIVRRLETELKKHVEVIYAVPGHPAVAERSVQLIVDKLSLQFNVLLHPSVSFLDSIFTAVPLDPIQGVLIRNYDALKGSGLTGKEWLIIPQVYSSFIASDVKLDLMDVYPDEAPAIIVQALGTPEQVVQKVKLYELDHQKFDHLTTVLVPPHKDVISMVKLQDVMRTLRAPGGCPWDREQTHETLKPYLIEESYEVLEAIEQKDMYNLTEELGDLLLQVIFHAQLAHEAEEFEFDDILRGIIHKLIHRHPHVFGDVHVDNSEEVLQNWEEIKKQEKGEERAKGWFHFPQALPALMLATKTQKAVAKVGFDWPDQEGPIAKVREEIQELQEAMESGEGIQEEFGDILFALVNLARFLKLDPEDSLRKGVHKFQNRFEKMAELAFDNGEKLENMTLEEMDFYWEKAKIYEKSGKFIET; encoded by the coding sequence GTGAAAAGTACTTTACATGTTCTTGGCTTAGGCCCGGCAGGCTTAGAAAGCATGACGCTTGGCACCTATCGTCTAATCCTGTCTGCGGATAAAGTTTTCGTTCGTACCTTCAGTCATCCGTGTGTTCAGGATTTGCTTCGTGAAGGGGCTAAGTTGGAATCCTTTGATGAATACTATGAGCAGGGAGAATCTTTTGAAGAGGTTTACGAAAAGATTGTCAGACGCTTGGAAACGGAACTGAAGAAGCATGTCGAAGTCATTTATGCTGTACCCGGTCATCCAGCAGTGGCTGAGCGGAGTGTTCAATTGATTGTGGACAAGCTTAGCCTACAATTTAATGTCCTTCTGCATCCTTCAGTCAGCTTTTTAGATTCGATTTTTACAGCCGTTCCGTTGGATCCCATTCAAGGGGTGTTGATACGTAACTACGATGCGTTAAAAGGCTCTGGATTAACGGGGAAGGAGTGGCTTATTATTCCCCAAGTCTATAGTTCTTTCATTGCCTCAGATGTAAAACTGGATCTAATGGATGTTTATCCTGATGAAGCTCCCGCGATAATTGTTCAAGCTTTAGGGACTCCAGAGCAGGTGGTTCAGAAGGTTAAGTTGTACGAACTGGATCATCAGAAGTTCGATCATTTGACGACTGTCCTTGTTCCACCCCATAAGGATGTCATTTCAATGGTTAAGCTTCAAGACGTGATGAGGACTCTCCGTGCCCCAGGGGGTTGCCCGTGGGATCGAGAACAAACCCATGAAACGCTAAAACCTTATTTGATCGAAGAAAGTTATGAGGTTTTAGAAGCCATTGAACAGAAGGATATGTATAATTTAACGGAAGAATTGGGAGACTTACTATTACAGGTCATATTTCATGCGCAACTTGCGCATGAGGCAGAGGAGTTTGAATTTGATGACATATTAAGAGGGATTATACATAAATTGATTCATCGCCATCCTCATGTTTTTGGCGACGTTCATGTCGATAATTCAGAAGAGGTTCTGCAGAACTGGGAAGAAATTAAGAAACAAGAAAAAGGGGAAGAACGAGCAAAGGGATGGTTCCATTTCCCTCAAGCTTTACCTGCTCTAATGCTCGCAACTAAAACTCAGAAAGCCGTTGCAAAAGTTGGATTTGATTGGCCAGACCAGGAAGGACCTATAGCAAAGGTCCGGGAAGAAATCCAAGAACTTCAGGAAGCTATGGAGTCTGGTGAGGGGATTCAGGAGGAATTTGGAGATATCCTATTTGCTCTTGTTAATTTAGCCCGCTTTCTAAAATTAGACCCCGAAGATTCTCTACGAAAGGGCGTCCATAAGTTTCAGAATCGCTTTGAGAAAATGGCAGAGCTGGCCTTTGACAATGGGGAGAAATTGGAAAATATGACTCTGGAAGAGATGGATTTTTATTGGGAAAAGGCAAAAATCTATGAAAAAAGTGGAAAGTTTATTGAAACTTAG
- a CDS encoding FtsB family cell division protein, with the protein MKKIQKMNKSRPNISSQKKKPKFNFAAFILFAFVATVLVTSGWQLYQLQHQVNGKIAQIEGEKQELLKEKSGLESEIVRLNTPSYVEQLAREQLGLVRKGEIMISPKEQ; encoded by the coding sequence ATGAAGAAGATTCAGAAGATGAATAAGTCCAGGCCTAATATCAGCTCCCAAAAAAAGAAACCGAAATTCAATTTCGCCGCTTTTATCCTGTTTGCCTTTGTAGCAACGGTTTTAGTAACGTCAGGATGGCAGCTTTATCAACTTCAACATCAGGTTAATGGGAAGATAGCCCAGATCGAGGGAGAGAAACAGGAACTTCTTAAGGAAAAGTCTGGACTAGAATCTGAGATTGTTAGGCTGAATACGCCGAGTTATGTTGAACAGCTAGCACGAGAGCAGTTAGGGTTGGTCAGAAAAGGGGAAATAATGATTTCTCCTAAAGAGCAGTAA
- the yabP gene encoding sporulation protein YabP, with the protein MNNRETLSLTGAIKVQSFDPKEIALETVQGMMTIKGEKLGIKHLDLKEGLVEIEGFIEAIVYPRQAGGSRGNLWGRIFR; encoded by the coding sequence ATGAATAACAGGGAGACTCTTTCCCTGACGGGAGCAATTAAGGTTCAGTCGTTTGACCCTAAAGAAATTGCACTTGAAACAGTTCAAGGAATGATGACCATTAAAGGAGAGAAGCTAGGAATTAAACATCTGGATCTTAAAGAAGGACTTGTGGAAATTGAGGGATTTATTGAGGCGATAGTTTATCCTCGTCAAGCGGGCGGCTCACGAGGAAATTTATGGGGCCGAATTTTCCGCTAA
- the pth gene encoding aminoacyl-tRNA hydrolase → MKLIVGLGNPGGQYAETRHNVGFLLLDTWAEELKLDFRPKFQGLIAEMQLTGEKVFFLKPLTFMNLSGRSIREIAQFYKIASKDILVAHDDMDLPLGRIRLRQSGSAGGHNGIKSTIAEVGTEEFWRLKIGVGRPPAGWDPANYVLGSFGKEELSSLEDVLERGQEVLRLWIQGESNKAMNKYNH, encoded by the coding sequence ATGAAACTTATTGTAGGATTAGGAAATCCGGGTGGACAATACGCAGAGACGCGACATAATGTGGGCTTTTTACTCTTAGATACATGGGCTGAGGAACTAAAATTGGATTTTCGACCTAAATTTCAGGGACTCATAGCTGAAATGCAATTAACGGGAGAAAAAGTATTTTTTCTTAAACCCCTGACTTTTATGAACCTCAGTGGTCGCTCGATTCGCGAAATAGCCCAATTTTATAAAATTGCTTCGAAAGATATTCTCGTTGCCCATGATGATATGGATTTACCTTTGGGAAGGATTCGTCTTCGGCAATCGGGAAGTGCGGGCGGCCATAACGGGATTAAGTCAACGATTGCCGAAGTCGGAACCGAAGAGTTCTGGCGGTTAAAAATTGGAGTCGGTAGACCGCCCGCAGGATGGGATCCGGCTAACTATGTGCTGGGCAGTTTCGGAAAAGAAGAACTCTCCTCGCTTGAAGATGTATTAGAGCGTGGACAGGAGGTTCTGCGTCTTTGGATTCAGGGAGAAAGTAACAAGGCGATGAATAAGTACAATCACTAA
- a CDS encoding sigma factor-like helix-turn-helix DNA-binding protein produces the protein MHFEIRGLEKLSFRERQAVVLKEKGLSTDQIAKRLHLSASSVATLLARAKGKGYEIVCIIPESEIGLGGNDFDEEDSEDE, from the coding sequence ATGCATTTTGAAATTCGAGGTTTAGAGAAATTAAGCTTCCGAGAGCGTCAAGCGGTGGTTCTTAAAGAAAAGGGGCTCTCAACCGATCAAATTGCTAAAAGATTGCATCTTAGTGCAAGCTCGGTCGCAACTTTGTTAGCGCGTGCTAAAGGAAAAGGGTATGAAATCGTTTGCATTATACCTGAGTCAGAAATCGGTCTGGGAGGGAATGACTTCGATGAAGAAGATTCAGAAGATGAATAA
- the yabQ gene encoding spore cortex biosynthesis protein YabQ produces MSEFQAFFWIVMAGVVVGVCFDFYRSLRRYLRWGRVSTWAGDLLFSLITLVILFRFFQRANALDFRIYILWGSILGLFLYLRLLSRVLIKGYLQLFRLFSYLFWLLRQGLRIPVRGVFILMRPPYALLHWFSFLVYRILEAVLAQPLRQTRARLYNYWNTLFSPRTKG; encoded by the coding sequence ATATCAGAGTTTCAAGCTTTTTTCTGGATTGTGATGGCCGGAGTTGTGGTGGGTGTATGTTTTGATTTTTATCGTTCCCTTCGGCGTTATTTGAGATGGGGGCGTGTCAGCACTTGGGCTGGTGATCTGCTTTTTTCTTTAATTACTTTAGTTATTCTTTTTCGCTTTTTTCAACGGGCGAATGCTTTGGATTTTCGAATTTACATCTTATGGGGAAGTATTTTAGGGCTTTTTCTCTATCTTCGGCTTTTGAGTAGAGTCCTTATTAAAGGGTATCTTCAGCTTTTTCGTTTATTTTCTTATCTGTTTTGGTTGTTAAGGCAAGGTTTAAGAATCCCGGTTAGGGGAGTCTTTATCCTGATGCGCCCACCTTATGCCCTCTTGCATTGGTTCAGCTTTCTGGTCTATCGTATCCTGGAAGCGGTGTTAGCTCAACCTCTTAGGCAAACAAGAGCGCGACTCTATAATTACTGGAATACGTTATTTTCGCCTAGGACTAAAGGGTAG
- the mfd gene encoding transcription-repair coupling factor, whose protein sequence is MDGLSTIHHYLRQGLDIDQIQAAIVRKEWPQMVYNLSGSQKIALAAELLSGGKTGLILTYSEEEAQKWVNDLKSWLPEKSVLYFPVTEWLPFEVLGRSRETTAERIKVLNQLAQNKQQIVVAPILALDRRMFSEERWKEYTQEFELGETYVLADVITKLVTAGYVRLDLVEGKGQFALRGGILDIYPLDGEPLRIEFFDDEVDSIRIFDLDTQKSTRSLETVLVPPVLEYVVRPEELEKLRWEIKAQARKVSGRLNRSERTEAAERIQEKAQRLEERLSQGILDENSYPYLSLLENSLDSFFSLLAPESYVILDDPLRLKEQLEFQLKERLEEYTQALEKGEEFISPEDQFINYPEILEYGTGRPFVLLSTLPRQIPGVSPRQIYNLTARTLTGFMGKTGVLAEEIEHWQKMGYIVSLFAGDEEHAERLIQGLRDRGAVAQRKKLEEPIQVGGVYVYAYSLDQGFELPLSKLVILSEAEIYKRERKTPAKRPVVKETKTTRLQFSDLKPGDYVVHVHHGVGRFLGIERLAVSGVEKDYFTVKYAGEDRLYVPLDQLNLLQKYLGSDAEALPKLYKLGGNDWKKVKNKAKSSIKEMAIDLVKLYAEREAVQGFAFSPDNVWQQEFEEKFPYEETPDQLKSIQEVKHDMMRLRPMDRLLCGDVGYGKTEVALRAAFKAVMDSKQVAVLVPTTILAQQHFNTFRERFTGYPVTIEMLSRFRTAKEQKVIIQGLKEGNIDIIVGTHRLISDAVKFKDLGLLVIDEEQRFGVTHKEKLKTLKANVDVLTLSATPIPRTLHMSLVGVRDMSVIETPPEDRYPVQTYVAEFRPDLVRDAIRREIQRGGQVFFVHNRVEDMEQVVHFLSQLVPEVRFGIAHGQMSETVLEKEMISFLEHENDVLVCTTIIETGLDMPNVNTLIIDESDRLGLGQLYQLRGRVGRSNRKAYAYFLYKPQKVLTEVAEKRLAAIREFTEFGSGLRIAMRDLEIRGAGNLIGAQQHGQLAAVGFELYSQMLKEAVLEIKGEKVEDKIEPSIEVQVDAFIPDEYIADRQVKASLYQRLVMISAEEELSDMVDELIDRFGNPPREVENLLKIIRIKWIAAGLKIQQIQQLKQQVLLKFASDPGLTGEKLMTVATGSPFPVSFGTTGEGNLEIKVRLRSMGQEEILDAIQRVILVFNGIASEV, encoded by the coding sequence ATGGACGGGTTGAGTACAATTCATCATTATCTCCGGCAAGGATTGGATATTGACCAGATTCAAGCAGCAATTGTCCGGAAAGAATGGCCACAGATGGTTTACAATTTATCGGGAAGCCAAAAGATCGCACTTGCTGCAGAACTATTAAGTGGGGGTAAGACAGGGTTAATTCTCACCTACTCAGAGGAAGAAGCTCAAAAATGGGTCAATGATCTAAAGTCTTGGCTACCTGAGAAATCCGTTCTCTACTTTCCAGTAACGGAATGGCTACCCTTTGAGGTTTTGGGTCGGAGCCGGGAAACAACTGCGGAGCGGATTAAGGTTTTGAATCAGCTTGCTCAAAATAAACAACAGATTGTGGTAGCACCTATTCTTGCCCTCGATCGTCGGATGTTTTCAGAAGAGCGTTGGAAGGAATATACGCAGGAATTTGAATTGGGAGAGACCTATGTTCTGGCGGATGTGATTACAAAGCTCGTGACAGCAGGCTATGTGCGGCTTGACCTTGTTGAAGGAAAGGGTCAGTTTGCCCTGCGGGGTGGAATTCTCGATATTTATCCACTGGACGGAGAGCCGCTTCGGATTGAGTTTTTTGATGATGAAGTGGATTCGATTCGAATTTTTGATTTAGATACACAGAAATCAACTCGGTCTTTAGAAACGGTTTTAGTTCCTCCGGTTCTCGAATATGTCGTTCGTCCTGAGGAATTGGAAAAGTTACGTTGGGAGATCAAAGCTCAGGCTCGTAAGGTATCAGGACGTTTAAATCGGAGTGAACGAACGGAAGCAGCAGAGCGAATTCAGGAGAAAGCTCAACGCTTGGAAGAACGGTTAAGTCAAGGGATTTTGGATGAAAATAGTTATCCTTATCTCAGCTTGCTAGAGAATTCGCTAGATTCATTTTTCTCGCTACTCGCTCCAGAAAGTTATGTCATTCTGGACGATCCCTTGCGTCTGAAGGAACAATTAGAGTTTCAACTTAAGGAACGCTTAGAAGAATATACTCAGGCCCTGGAAAAAGGGGAAGAATTTATAAGTCCAGAAGATCAATTTATAAATTATCCGGAAATTCTTGAATATGGAACAGGCCGTCCCTTTGTTCTTTTGTCCACACTTCCTCGTCAAATTCCCGGAGTCTCGCCACGTCAGATTTATAATCTTACAGCGCGCACATTAACAGGATTTATGGGTAAGACGGGTGTTTTAGCGGAGGAAATTGAGCATTGGCAGAAGATGGGATATATTGTTTCTTTATTTGCTGGGGATGAGGAACACGCGGAACGACTGATTCAAGGTTTAAGAGACCGTGGAGCAGTAGCTCAGCGTAAGAAATTAGAGGAGCCCATTCAAGTAGGTGGAGTTTATGTTTATGCTTATTCTTTAGATCAAGGTTTTGAATTGCCACTCAGTAAGCTTGTTATATTGAGCGAAGCAGAGATTTACAAAAGAGAGAGGAAAACGCCTGCCAAGCGGCCAGTGGTTAAAGAAACCAAGACAACAAGGCTTCAGTTCTCTGATCTCAAACCGGGTGATTATGTGGTTCATGTCCACCATGGTGTCGGGAGATTCTTAGGCATTGAAAGATTGGCAGTGAGTGGGGTTGAGAAAGATTATTTTACGGTTAAATATGCCGGAGAAGATCGCTTGTATGTTCCACTGGACCAGTTGAATTTGCTTCAGAAATATTTAGGTAGCGATGCTGAAGCCCTTCCAAAGCTCTATAAACTGGGCGGAAATGATTGGAAGAAAGTAAAGAATAAGGCGAAGAGCTCTATTAAAGAGATGGCCATTGATTTAGTGAAGCTTTATGCTGAACGGGAGGCTGTTCAGGGATTTGCTTTTTCCCCAGATAATGTCTGGCAACAGGAATTTGAAGAAAAGTTTCCCTATGAGGAGACGCCGGATCAACTGAAAAGTATTCAAGAAGTCAAACACGATATGATGCGTCTAAGACCTATGGATCGTCTGCTTTGTGGAGATGTCGGTTATGGGAAGACGGAGGTCGCATTACGAGCAGCATTTAAGGCAGTGATGGACAGCAAACAGGTTGCCGTCTTGGTTCCTACTACGATTCTTGCTCAGCAGCATTTCAATACATTTAGGGAGAGGTTTACGGGTTATCCTGTAACGATCGAAATGCTCAGTCGTTTTCGTACAGCGAAGGAACAAAAAGTGATCATTCAAGGTCTCAAAGAGGGAAATATCGATATTATTGTGGGTACCCATCGCCTCATATCAGATGCCGTTAAATTTAAAGATCTAGGACTTTTGGTTATCGACGAAGAACAACGTTTCGGGGTAACGCATAAGGAAAAGCTCAAGACGTTAAAGGCGAATGTGGATGTTCTTACCCTTTCTGCAACTCCTATTCCGCGGACCTTGCATATGTCACTCGTGGGTGTTCGGGATATGAGTGTGATTGAGACTCCACCTGAAGACCGTTATCCTGTTCAAACCTATGTTGCAGAATTCCGGCCTGATCTTGTTCGTGATGCGATACGTCGGGAGATTCAACGAGGCGGGCAAGTATTTTTCGTGCATAATCGAGTGGAAGATATGGAACAAGTTGTCCATTTTTTGAGCCAACTCGTACCTGAAGTGCGTTTTGGAATAGCTCATGGACAGATGAGCGAGACGGTGCTGGAAAAGGAAATGATCTCCTTTCTTGAGCATGAAAATGATGTTCTTGTTTGTACGACAATTATTGAAACAGGCTTAGATATGCCGAATGTAAATACCTTAATTATTGATGAGTCAGACCGCTTAGGGTTAGGTCAGCTTTACCAGTTACGGGGACGGGTTGGACGTTCGAATCGTAAAGCCTACGCTTATTTCCTCTATAAGCCGCAGAAGGTTCTGACTGAAGTGGCAGAAAAACGACTTGCAGCAATACGGGAATTTACAGAATTCGGCTCAGGACTTAGAATTGCCATGCGAGATTTAGAAATTCGCGGAGCGGGAAATTTAATTGGAGCCCAACAACATGGACAGTTAGCAGCGGTTGGGTTTGAACTTTATAGCCAAATGCTTAAAGAAGCTGTCCTAGAGATCAAGGGAGAAAAGGTCGAGGATAAAATTGAGCCTAGTATTGAGGTTCAAGTGGATGCGTTTATACCTGATGAATACATTGCTGATCGCCAGGTCAAAGCCTCACTTTATCAGCGATTGGTGATGATCTCTGCAGAAGAGGAACTCAGTGACATGGTGGATGAATTGATTGATCGTTTTGGTAATCCGCCTCGTGAAGTGGAAAACTTATTGAAAATTATCCGAATTAAGTGGATTGCTGCAGGATTAAAAATTCAACAGATTCAACAGCTAAAACAACAAGTACTCCTCAAATTTGCTTCTGATCCTGGACTAACGGGAGAGAAATTGATGACGGTTGCTACAGGGTCTCCGTTCCCAGTCTCCTTTGGGACGACAGGAGAAGGTAATTTGGAGATTAAAGTCCGGTTACGTTCAATGGGACAAGAGGAGATTTTAGATGCAATCCAACGCGTTATCTTGGTATTTAATGGTATTGCTTCAGAGGTATAG
- a CDS encoding HU family DNA-binding protein, with translation MNKADLVAMVAEKTDMSKKDSEKAVNAVFGAIEEALAKNDKVQLVGFGTFEVKNRAERTGRNPQTKESIIIPASKVPSFKAGKALKDAVQL, from the coding sequence TTGAATAAGGCAGATCTTGTAGCTATGGTAGCTGAAAAAACCGATATGTCAAAGAAGGATTCGGAAAAAGCAGTTAACGCGGTATTTGGTGCTATTGAAGAGGCACTCGCAAAGAATGATAAGGTCCAACTCGTTGGTTTTGGAACTTTTGAAGTCAAAAACCGTGCTGAACGTACTGGCCGTAACCCTCAAACTAAGGAAAGCATTATTATTCCTGCTTCTAAAGTTCCTAGCTTCAAAGCGGGTAAAGCCCTTAAGGATGCAGTTCAACTTTAA
- a CDS encoding peptidylprolyl isomerase produces MKKFRASLVAGVLVLALSLTGCSSLGGEKWVAKVNGDTISLTDYNTRTADVQKAYEQQGMSFDSEQGKSSLKQIQGEILNSMIGSVLVSQDVKKQGLDLESTEVKTAEDNIKKQFQDDTQYQDWLKQQAMTADDVKRYLALSNYVTKDVKVTDGEIKQYFDSNQDKYGGQAEQVKASHILVKTEEEANAIIAQLQKSTNLSTDFAQLAKEKSTEPGAADSGGQLGYFAAGSMVPEFEKAAFAQKVGTISTTPVKTDFGYHVIFVEDHKQAVKADFTKVKDQVASDALNNAKGLKFETYFNDLNQKATIEYASGYNPQDLTSTPSTSTPSTGTSSTATPSKNP; encoded by the coding sequence ATGAAAAAATTCCGGGCAAGTTTAGTTGCCGGAGTCTTAGTATTAGCATTAAGTTTAACGGGATGTTCTTCTTTGGGTGGTGAAAAATGGGTAGCCAAGGTTAATGGAGATACAATTTCCTTAACAGACTATAATACCCGGACTGCGGATGTCCAAAAAGCCTATGAGCAACAAGGTATGAGCTTTGATTCCGAGCAAGGGAAATCGTCTTTGAAACAAATTCAAGGTGAGATTTTGAATAGTATGATTGGCTCGGTTTTAGTGAGTCAAGACGTTAAAAAGCAGGGCTTAGATCTGGAATCTACAGAAGTAAAGACTGCAGAAGACAATATTAAGAAACAGTTTCAGGATGATACACAATATCAAGACTGGCTGAAGCAACAGGCGATGACGGCTGACGACGTGAAGCGCTATTTAGCGTTATCCAATTATGTAACGAAGGATGTTAAGGTTACGGACGGAGAAATCAAACAATACTTTGACAGTAATCAGGATAAGTACGGAGGTCAAGCGGAACAGGTCAAAGCCAGTCATATTTTGGTTAAGACTGAGGAGGAAGCCAATGCAATTATTGCTCAACTTCAGAAGAGTACTAACCTTAGTACAGACTTTGCGCAGTTAGCAAAAGAGAAGTCTACTGAACCAGGAGCCGCAGATTCGGGCGGACAGCTGGGCTACTTTGCTGCAGGTTCGATGGTTCCAGAATTTGAGAAAGCGGCTTTTGCTCAAAAGGTAGGGACCATCTCGACAACACCTGTGAAGACAGATTTCGGGTATCATGTTATTTTTGTTGAGGATCATAAGCAAGCGGTAAAGGCAGATTTTACGAAGGTGAAGGATCAAGTGGCTAGCGATGCACTAAATAATGCTAAAGGGTTGAAATTTGAGACGTATTTTAATGACTTAAATCAGAAAGCCACGATTGAATACGCAAGTGGATATAATCCTCAAGATTTGACATCAACTCCTTCTACTTCTACCCCTTCAACGGGTACCTCCTCAACGGCTACGCCTTCAAAAAACCCCTAA
- a CDS encoding S1 RNA-binding domain-containing protein, with product MAIAVGSIVEGVVTGITNFGAFIELPDKVTGLVHISEVADAYVKDVRDYLKEQDHVKVKVIHVDENGKIGLSIKQANPSTRSNRERRQPTVSFEDKMAKFIKDSDERQLDYRRATESKRGGRGSGRY from the coding sequence ATGGCCATTGCGGTTGGCAGCATTGTTGAAGGAGTGGTAACGGGTATCACCAATTTTGGAGCTTTTATAGAGCTACCAGATAAGGTCACTGGACTCGTACACATCTCGGAAGTAGCAGATGCTTATGTAAAAGATGTTAGGGATTATCTCAAGGAACAGGATCATGTAAAAGTTAAAGTGATCCATGTCGATGAGAATGGGAAGATTGGATTATCAATTAAACAAGCCAATCCTAGTACTCGCTCAAATCGTGAACGACGTCAACCCACTGTGTCTTTTGAAGATAAAATGGCTAAATTCATTAAAGACAGTGATGAGCGTCAATTAGATTATCGTCGCGCGACAGAATCTAAGCGGGGCGGACGGGGTTCCGGTCGGTACTAA
- a CDS encoding RNA-binding S4 domain-containing protein: MRIDKYLKVSRLIKRRTVAKDICEGEKIQLNGKTAKPSADVKSGDKITIEIGNHILEVQVLSTPNSVKANEAHLLYDVIRDEKRTIAEDQF; this comes from the coding sequence ATGCGAATTGATAAATATTTAAAAGTCTCGCGCTTGATCAAACGGCGTACTGTTGCCAAGGATATCTGTGAGGGTGAGAAAATTCAACTCAATGGCAAGACAGCAAAACCTTCAGCCGATGTTAAATCTGGGGATAAGATCACGATTGAAATCGGAAATCATATCTTAGAAGTTCAGGTGCTCTCTACTCCTAACAGTGTTAAGGCGAATGAAGCTCATCTCTTGTATGACGTCATACGGGATGAAAAACGAACGATAGCAGAAGATCAATTTTAG
- the spoVT gene encoding stage V sporulation protein T codes for MKATGIVRRIDDLGRVVIPKEIRRTLRIREGDPLEIFVDRDGEVILKKYSPIGELGDFAKEYADSLYEATGHIACIADRDVIIAVSGASKKEYLNKPIWAILEQAMNDRKTIHLKAGETAKGMEDDDEQAKSTTQVVAPIIAEGDPIGAVVLMSKDPNVKMGELELKLVETAAGFLAKQMEQ; via the coding sequence ATGAAAGCAACAGGCATTGTAAGAAGAATTGATGATCTTGGTCGTGTTGTTATTCCAAAGGAAATTCGTCGGACACTTCGTATAAGAGAGGGAGATCCACTTGAGATTTTTGTGGATCGCGATGGTGAAGTGATTCTGAAGAAGTATTCACCTATTGGTGAGCTCGGCGATTTTGCCAAGGAATATGCGGATTCCCTTTATGAAGCTACAGGACATATTGCCTGTATTGCGGACCGTGATGTAATAATCGCAGTCTCAGGCGCTTCAAAAAAAGAGTACTTAAATAAGCCGATCTGGGCAATCCTAGAGCAAGCAATGAATGACCGCAAGACGATTCATCTGAAAGCTGGAGAAACAGCAAAAGGGATGGAGGATGATGACGAGCAGGCAAAGTCCACGACTCAGGTTGTTGCTCCAATTATTGCAGAGGGAGATCCGATTGGTGCAGTCGTTTTGATGTCTAAGGATCCCAATGTTAAGATGGGAGAGCTAGAGCTTAAGTTAGTGGAGACAGCAGCAGGTTTTCTTGCGAAACAGATGGAACAGTAG